The genomic DNA GGGGCTCGCGGCGGCCACCGACCACCGCGTCCGATGGCGTCGTGAAGCGCATCCCCGCCCGGCGAACCGTGCAGCGCGGCTTCCGCCGCACAGGGGGAGACGAGGGAGCCCATCGGCGCAGCACACCCTCGCGACCTGCACCGAGATCGGACTGAAGATCGCCGAACCCGACAGGAGAGGCCGACAGTTCCGCCTCATCGGGCGCATAGATACGACAGGAAGATGGTGCCTACGGCAATTCGCCTCCCTTTGGGTGATCTTTACTCCCGACACGGAACCGACCGCACACGTTCCATCACTGAGAGTGAAGTATGCCTGTGTCCGTGGCTGTCAGCGACGTGACGCGCATGCAAATAAACCGCGCTTATCGAGTGCGCCCGCACGCGGTGTGGTCACTCCAAATTCCGTGAGGAAGGTTCCCTAGGTGAGCCGTAAAACGATCCGAAGCTCCCGCATCAAAACCGCAACACTGGTTTCGGCGGGCACCCTTGCCGTTGTGCTCAATGTCGTCCCGAGCACCGCGGCGATCGCCGACGCGATCCACAGGTCCGGCACAGAGAGCAGCATGGGGCTGCCGGGCCCGAACGGCGCCACCAGTGCCGACCGTGACCACGACGGCCGTGACGGCCGCGACGGCGACCGTGGCCCGCAGGGCCCCCGGGGCCAAGGAGGCCCGCAGGGACCGCGCGGCCAGGTCGGCCCGCAGGGACCCCAGGGTGTGCCGGGCGAGGACGGCGTGGACGGCGTGCAGGGCCCGCAGGGTGTGCCGGGCGTGGGCACTCAGGGCCCGCAGGGTACTCAGGGCCCCGCCGGTGGCGGTGTCGGTGGCCCGATGGGCCCCCAGGGCCCCCAGGGCTTCCAGGGTGTGCCGGGCATCAACGGCGTCGACGGCGTGGACGGCGCACAGGGTGCCCAGGGCGCCGACGGTGCCGACGGCGTGGACGGCGCACAGGGTGCCCAGGGCGCTGACGGTGCCGACGGCGTGGACGGCGCACAGGGTGCCCAGGGCGCTGACGGTGCCGACGGCGTGGACGGCGTGGACGGCGCACAGGGTGCCCAGGGCGCCGACGGCGCCGACGGCGTGGACGGCGCACAGGGTGCCCAGGGCGGCCCGGGCGCACAGGGTGTCCCGGGCGTGGACGGCACCGACGGTACCGACGGTGCCGACGGCGCCCAGGGCCCCCAGGGTGACGCGGGCGCGGACGGTATCGACGGCGTGGACGGCGCCGACGGCGCCCAGGGCCCCCAGGGCAGCACGGGCGCACAGGGCGCACAGGGCGCCAACGGCCTCAACGGCGCCAACGGTGTCAACGGCGCCAACGGCGCAAATGGCCTCAACGGCGATGACGGCGCGCAGGGCCCCCAGGGCGAACCGGGCGTTGACGGCGTCGATGGCGTGGACGGCGTCGATGGCCTGGACGGGGCGCCGGGCCCCCAGGGTGGCACGGGCGCAACGGGTGCCCAGGGTGCAACGGGAGCAACGGGTACTCAGGGTGCAACGGGTGCTCAGGGACCCCTCGGTCCGCAGGGCACCCCGGGCATCCAGGGTGAGCCCGGCGTGGACGGTGTGGACGGCGCCACGGGCCCACAGGGCGCAACTGGTCCGCAGGGCCCCATCGGCACCACCGGCTCACAGGGCGCCCAGGGCGTGCAGGGTAGCCAGGGCGTCCAGGGCGCATCGACGCTGGACACCTACGTCGTGACCGGCAACGTCGCGACCGGTCTCCTGAATGTCGAGTCGACGGCGCTGTGCGACCCCGGCGACGTTGCTGTCGGCGGCGGGTACAACACCGACGCGGTCACCGTCAACGTCACGCAGAACGCACCGGTGTTCACCGGCACCGGCCCTGCCACCGGCTGGCAGACCACCGCCACCGTCGGCCTCATCACCGACTCGCTCACCTCCTTCGCGATCTGCCACAGCGAGGCATGACATGACCCCCATGTGAGCGGTGGTGCGGCCCGGCTGTCCGCTTCACCTGGGAGTGCGTAACGGTGCCCCGAGGCTTTGCCTCGGGGCACCGTCTGCTTTTTCGTGCGACGGCTGCACGCGACCGCAGCAACAGCCCCTGCCCGCCGGCAAGATGCCGGGCCCTGAGCGGCGTGGACGGCGCTCAGGGCCCGGCGAGAGGCCCCACCGCCGCATCCGCACCCAGGACCCGGTCCTGTCGTTGTGCCGGACCGAGTTGCAGAGCGACAAGTGCATGGCCCGGCCCCTCTGGAGCGCTATCACCCGACCGCGTCGAAGGGCAAAGAGGCGCCCGGCGAGAGCTCTCAGCTCCGGCCGGGCGCCTCGGACATGTCCTGGGACGGTCCTAGACCTTCAGAGGTCCGCCGCATCGTGCGGCGCCTTCCTTCACCGCGATGAGGTTCGCCACGACGTAGGAGATGTTGTTCCTGGAGTGCCAGTCGGTCGGGTAGTAGGTGACCAGCCGTGAGTTCTGGAACCGGGCCTGGATCTCGGGCACGAAGGTCCGGTACTGGTTGTCCGTGTAGTACCAGAAGGAGTTCTCGTTGTAGAAGGACACGTGTGTCGGATCCTGGTACGCGCCGCGGCCGTCGGAGCTGGGGGTCATGGTGAGCAGCATGCCCCCGGGTGCCAGCAGCCGGTAGAGCTCGTTGATCAGCGGCACCTTCGCGGGCACGTGCTCGAGGAAGTCCACCGCCCGCAGCAGGCCGACGGAGCCGTCCGGCAGGTCGAGCTTCCCGGGCAGGGTCGCGACGATGTCGACGCCCTCTCCCGGGTACTGGTCCACGCCCAGGTAGCCGGGCGGCTTCCGGTGGGCCGCACCGAGGTCCAGCGCGAACAGCCCGTGGCGCTGGGTCCAGGCCAGGGCGTTGGCCTCGATGTACTTGTCGTACAGGGCGACCGTCTCGCGCTGGATGTGAGCGTTGATCTCCGGATCGCGCTGCGTGTTCGCGGGGTGGATCCGCTGCAGGTACAGGCAGCGAGGGATGTGGTGGAAGTCGCCGGCTTGGAAGAGA from Streptomyces sp. NBC_01707 includes the following:
- a CDS encoding collagen-like protein produces the protein MLNVVPSTAAIADAIHRSGTESSMGLPGPNGATSADRDHDGRDGRDGDRGPQGPRGQGGPQGPRGQVGPQGPQGVPGEDGVDGVQGPQGVPGVGTQGPQGTQGPAGGGVGGPMGPQGPQGFQGVPGINGVDGVDGAQGAQGADGADGVDGAQGAQGADGADGVDGAQGAQGADGADGVDGVDGAQGAQGADGADGVDGAQGAQGGPGAQGVPGVDGTDGTDGADGAQGPQGDAGADGIDGVDGADGAQGPQGSTGAQGAQGANGLNGANGVNGANGANGLNGDDGAQGPQGEPGVDGVDGVDGVDGLDGAPGPQGGTGATGAQGATGATGTQGATGAQGPLGPQGTPGIQGEPGVDGVDGATGPQGATGPQGPIGTTGSQGAQGVQGSQGVQGASTLDTYVVTGNVATGLLNVESTALCDPGDVAVGGGYNTDAVTVNVTQNAPVFTGTGPATGWQTTATVGLITDSLTSFAICHSEA
- a CDS encoding glycosyltransferase, with product MTSTATPRFSVFTPSHRPRFLDECLTTLQAQTCSDWEWIVLLNNGARWRPEFPDERVRVEIADDVHGVGAAKRRACELARGEILVELDHDDLLAKACLAELAKAFDANPEAVFVYSNTAQITQDGGRDESRFNKEHGWQYEDVSVDGRRLLQALSMAPTPHNVSYIWYAPNHVRAFRKDVYEKVGGYDATRTVLDDQDLMCRLFQAGDFHHIPRCLYLQRIHPANTQRDPEINAHIQRETVALYDKYIEANALAWTQRHGLFALDLGAAHRKPPGYLGVDQYPGEGVDIVATLPGKLDLPDGSVGLLRAVDFLEHVPAKVPLINELYRLLAPGGMLLTMTPSSDGRGAYQDPTHVSFYNENSFWYYTDNQYRTFVPEIQARFQNSRLVTYYPTDWHSRNNISYVVANLIAVKEGAARCGGPLKV